A region of Acidobacteriota bacterium DNA encodes the following proteins:
- a CDS encoding carbohydrate-binding module family 20 domain-containing protein, with product MSADFTCYNGTTFWGQNVYAVGSIPELGSWNTTNAVPLSPTAYPTWTGTVNNLPASTYVEWKCIKKYNGQVVWQSGANNSFTTPASGTTSTSGSF from the coding sequence GTGTCGGCGGACTTCACCTGCTATAACGGCACCACCTTCTGGGGTCAGAATGTCTACGCCGTCGGCAGCATCCCGGAGCTCGGCAGCTGGAACACCACCAACGCCGTCCCTCTCTCCCCCACCGCCTACCCGACCTGGACCGGAACGGTGAACAACCTCCCGGCGAGCACCTACGTCGAGTGGAAATGCATCAAAAAGTACAACGGCCAGGTGGTCTGGCAAAGCGGAGCCAACAACTCCTTCACCACCCCGGCCTCGGGGACGACTAGTACCAGCGGGTCGTTCTAG